A window of Streptomyces sp. DG1A-41 contains these coding sequences:
- a CDS encoding pectate lyase — translation MTSATRPRPRRRALTGALATLGLSVGMIMTTNAPTASAATWPTPNGSQGTSSTISVSGTKDYGMKRFYGTGSLAGDGQEEGQDPIFKLADGAVLKNVILGAPAADGIHCQGSCTLQNVWWEDVGEDAATFRGGTGATYHVIGGGAKKAADKVFQHNGGGTLNISNFAVQEFKTLYRSCGDCSTQYTRKVNLNTIDVTGTGTTARLVGINVNRNDVATLRGITIRNDAGRKVIPCQKYNNNTAVGTGPDSKNCLYSTSDITYR, via the coding sequence ATGACTTCTGCGACACGTCCGCGCCCCCGCAGGCGCGCACTGACCGGCGCGCTGGCCACCCTCGGCCTGTCGGTTGGCATGATCATGACAACCAATGCGCCGACGGCGAGCGCGGCCACCTGGCCGACCCCCAACGGCAGCCAGGGGACCTCCTCCACCATCTCCGTGTCCGGCACCAAGGACTACGGGATGAAGCGGTTCTACGGCACCGGAAGCCTGGCCGGTGACGGCCAGGAGGAGGGCCAGGACCCGATCTTCAAGCTCGCGGACGGCGCGGTGCTGAAGAACGTCATCCTCGGCGCCCCCGCCGCCGACGGCATCCACTGCCAGGGCAGTTGCACGCTGCAGAACGTCTGGTGGGAGGACGTCGGCGAGGACGCGGCCACCTTCCGGGGCGGCACGGGCGCCACCTACCACGTGATCGGCGGCGGTGCGAAGAAGGCGGCGGACAAGGTCTTCCAGCACAACGGCGGCGGCACGCTGAACATCTCGAACTTCGCGGTGCAGGAGTTCAAGACGCTCTACCGCTCCTGCGGCGACTGCTCCACGCAGTACACCCGCAAGGTCAACCTCAACACCATCGACGTGACCGGCACGGGCACCACCGCCCGGCTCGTCGGCATCAACGTCAACCGCAACGACGTGGCGACGCTGCGCGGCATCACGATCCGCAACGACGCCGGCCGGAAGGTCATCCCCTGCCAGAAGTACAACAACAACACCGCCGTGGGGACGGGACCCGACAGCAAGAACTGCCTCTACTCCACCTCGGACATCACCTACAGGTAG
- a CDS encoding polysaccharide lyase family 1 protein, with protein MRTHPPRTRVRRSTLALAAASALTTVTVLAVPQPAGAAETSPVGFGAGTTGGGSASAVTVSTLSAFKSAVTGNSAKVVRVNGLIPLSGQVDIGSNTTVLGVGSASGFTGGGLRLKRVSNVVIRNLNISKPVAPADGITVEASSKVWIDHNSFSADRDHDKDHYDGLLDVNHGADNVTVSWNTFKNHFKGSLVGHSDNNASEDTGRLKVTYHHNHFANVYSRIPSLRFGTGHFYNNYVEGADTACHSRMGAQMLVENNVFRSTKIAVTTNRSSDVDGYANLRGNDLGGAATEISRVGTFTSPPYGYTAEPASSVVASVTSGAGAGKL; from the coding sequence ATGCGTACTCATCCCCCACGTACACGTGTCCGCAGATCCACCCTGGCGCTCGCCGCAGCCTCCGCCCTGACGACCGTGACGGTCCTGGCCGTTCCCCAGCCGGCCGGGGCCGCCGAGACCTCCCCGGTCGGGTTCGGCGCGGGGACGACCGGCGGCGGCAGCGCCTCGGCGGTCACCGTCTCCACACTGAGCGCCTTCAAGTCGGCCGTGACCGGCAATTCGGCCAAGGTCGTCCGGGTCAACGGCCTGATCCCGCTGAGCGGTCAGGTCGACATCGGGTCCAACACGACGGTCCTGGGCGTGGGTTCGGCGTCCGGGTTCACCGGCGGCGGACTCCGGCTGAAGAGGGTCTCGAACGTCGTCATCCGCAACCTGAACATCAGCAAGCCGGTGGCGCCCGCCGACGGCATCACCGTCGAGGCGTCCAGCAAGGTATGGATCGACCACAACTCCTTCTCGGCCGACCGCGATCACGACAAGGACCACTACGACGGTCTGCTGGACGTCAACCACGGTGCGGACAACGTCACGGTGTCCTGGAACACCTTCAAGAACCACTTCAAGGGCTCGCTCGTCGGCCACAGCGACAACAACGCGAGCGAGGACACCGGCCGGCTGAAGGTGACGTACCACCACAACCACTTCGCCAACGTGTACTCGCGCATCCCCAGCCTGCGCTTCGGCACCGGGCACTTCTACAACAACTACGTCGAGGGCGCCGACACCGCCTGCCACTCGCGCATGGGCGCCCAGATGCTGGTCGAGAACAACGTCTTCCGCTCGACGAAGATCGCGGTCACCACGAACCGCAGCAGCGACGTCGACGGATACGCCAACCTGCGCGGCAACGATCTCGGTGGAGCCGCTACCGAGATCTCGCGGGTCGGCACCTTCACCAGCCCGCCGTACGGCTACACGGCGGAGCCGGCCTCGTCCGTCGTCGCCTCGGTGACGTCGGGCGCGGGCGCCGGAAAGCTCTGA